A genome region from Schlesneria paludicola DSM 18645 includes the following:
- a CDS encoding sugar phosphate isomerase/epimerase family protein, with protein sequence MTSVAAAAAGPTGSGKRYDMKKSINLWAFPYPDKMSLEQCLRLAKEAGFDGIELNFDLDSELSPKSGSKEFAAIRQLADKIGIAISGLCSFLFWPYPLTSHDPAKLARGLELAGLMTRAAHDLGTENLLVVPGAVHIPWRTDYEPVANDLCERRAKEAVTKLLPQAEKLKIHLNIENIFFNGFLMTPMEMAAFVDSFHSEFVQVHFDTGNIMQYQFPEHWITYLGSRIRNVHLKEFTKKGTDSSLESFRPLLDGTTNWPAVLDALDAHNYRRYLTFEYFHPYQHWPEALIYQTGDSLDRMLGRK encoded by the coding sequence ATGACGTCCGTCGCGGCTGCGGCAGCCGGGCCGACAGGTTCCGGCAAACGCTATGACATGAAGAAGTCGATCAATTTGTGGGCGTTTCCGTATCCCGACAAGATGTCGCTGGAGCAATGCCTGCGGTTGGCGAAAGAAGCGGGTTTCGACGGAATCGAGCTGAATTTTGACTTGGACAGCGAACTGTCTCCGAAGTCGGGTTCGAAAGAGTTTGCGGCAATCCGGCAATTGGCCGACAAGATCGGGATCGCGATCAGTGGATTGTGCTCGTTTCTCTTCTGGCCCTATCCGCTCACCAGCCACGATCCCGCCAAACTGGCGCGAGGTCTGGAATTGGCCGGTCTGATGACTCGAGCGGCACACGACCTGGGAACGGAAAACCTGCTCGTCGTCCCGGGAGCGGTCCATATTCCCTGGCGCACAGATTATGAACCCGTCGCGAATGATCTGTGCGAGCGACGTGCGAAAGAGGCGGTGACAAAACTGTTACCCCAGGCCGAGAAGCTGAAGATCCATTTGAATATCGAGAATATTTTCTTCAACGGATTTCTGATGACGCCCATGGAAATGGCCGCCTTTGTCGACAGCTTTCACTCCGAATTCGTGCAGGTCCATTTCGACACGGGGAACATCATGCAGTATCAGTTTCCCGAACATTGGATTACGTACCTGGGATCACGAATTCGCAACGTCCACCTGAAAGAGTTCACAAAGAAGGGCACCGATTCCTCGCTGGAATCGTTTCGCCCCTTGCTCGACGGAACCACGAACTGGCCGGCGGTCCTGGATGCACTTGATGCCCACAATTATCGCCGTTATTTGACGTTCGAGTACTTCCACCCCTATCAGCATTGGCCCGAAGCGCTGATCTATCAGACCGGCGATTCGCTGGATCGGATGCTGGGACGAAAATGA
- a CDS encoding TlpA family protein disulfide reductase translates to MTKTLIAACALLLVFGQSSEVRADELTLGSKAPKLEVEKFIKGDEVKKFEKGKTYVVELWATWCGPCLATIPHLTELQKKYEDVVFIGVAVLEEDRKAVPDFVEEMGAKMEYRVAIDQVPEDSEPAEGKVVKNWMEPAGLQGIPSAFIINGEGVIAWIGHPAQMEEPLSQIVEGRWDLVAEAKKITEAKELQKKMVAIFTNLQKLYAEFNNDNEPDELLKALSSAEKEIPEQAVQFQLIRFQVLSLTKDRTADAIETVNALLESDKADDWQLLNNIAWIIVNPDRDSKADPKLIKLALKVALKADELTDKENPSIADTLAKVYFDNGDLAKAVKTQERVIELAEGSQMAADPSVKKRLKQYKKALEASTAKSKAE, encoded by the coding sequence ATGACGAAGACTCTCATCGCGGCCTGTGCCCTGCTATTGGTATTTGGCCAATCTAGTGAAGTCAGGGCCGACGAACTGACACTGGGATCAAAAGCGCCCAAGCTGGAAGTGGAAAAGTTCATCAAGGGCGACGAAGTCAAGAAGTTCGAAAAAGGCAAAACGTATGTTGTCGAACTTTGGGCCACCTGGTGCGGCCCCTGCCTCGCCACAATCCCGCACTTGACCGAGCTTCAGAAGAAATACGAAGACGTCGTGTTTATCGGTGTGGCGGTTCTTGAAGAAGACCGAAAAGCGGTCCCTGATTTCGTCGAAGAAATGGGGGCGAAAATGGAGTATCGCGTCGCCATTGATCAGGTGCCCGAAGACAGCGAACCGGCGGAAGGTAAGGTCGTCAAGAACTGGATGGAACCTGCAGGTCTGCAAGGGATTCCTTCCGCGTTCATCATCAACGGTGAAGGCGTCATTGCCTGGATTGGCCATCCCGCTCAGATGGAAGAGCCACTTTCCCAGATTGTTGAAGGCAGGTGGGATCTTGTCGCCGAAGCGAAGAAGATTACGGAAGCGAAAGAGTTGCAGAAGAAGATGGTTGCCATCTTCACCAATCTGCAAAAGCTGTATGCCGAGTTTAACAACGACAACGAGCCCGACGAGTTGCTGAAGGCGCTGAGCTCGGCCGAGAAAGAGATTCCCGAACAGGCCGTTCAGTTCCAGCTCATTCGATTCCAGGTGTTGTCACTGACGAAAGACCGAACGGCCGATGCGATCGAGACGGTGAATGCTCTGCTCGAATCGGACAAGGCGGACGACTGGCAGTTGCTGAACAACATCGCCTGGATCATCGTGAATCCTGACCGAGATTCGAAAGCCGATCCCAAGCTGATCAAGTTGGCACTGAAAGTGGCACTCAAGGCGGATGAACTGACGGACAAAGAGAATCCTTCGATCGCCGACACGCTGGCGAAGGTTTACTTTGATAACGGAGATCTCGCCAAGGCCGTGAAAACACAAGAACGCGTAATCGAGCTGGCCGAAGGCTCGCAAATGGCCGCGGACCCCAGCGTCAAGAAACGGCTGAAGCAATATAAGAAGGCGTTGGAAGCGTCGACCGCGAAGTCAAAAGCGGAATAG
- a CDS encoding peptidylprolyl isomerase — translation MHRALLLLPILLSCFLQGCNSLQKKHDHPVMIQAPQRVAQLDKEDPEDEDIAQAEAYDPKKHGEGTEIEQVGSMSLAKNPWDEWKDDTTIFNSQVAATVNGAPILNGDILDPNTMKLKDIREKMRASYSDPALARALPVRTPEDYEKIRYSIIQQEIPRYVMNKVLVEHLKAGLKPEQLKLMDGHIDETFEKEMIPKLKKELNVTNRTELELALNKQGTSLQTVKDNFALGRLAQECVAIKSDKPEPIDRPDLRAYYQSHKDKFLVAARVKWQQIQVSVTPELNKTEAREKLEQAIAELKRGVPFEKVVQKYSDGPSVKNGGEWDWMEAGNLADTKLEKKLFAMPLNQFSEIHEGPTSFCIVRITAREPDGRKPLGEVQDEIREILMNEQNERRKNKLFKELFTNVVIESQYSLPNFIPEDKPGHK, via the coding sequence ATGCATCGAGCATTGCTATTGTTGCCGATCCTGTTGAGCTGTTTCTTGCAGGGGTGCAACAGCCTCCAAAAGAAACATGACCATCCCGTGATGATCCAGGCACCCCAGCGGGTCGCACAACTCGATAAGGAAGACCCTGAAGACGAGGACATCGCTCAGGCGGAGGCCTATGACCCCAAGAAACACGGTGAAGGAACCGAGATCGAACAGGTCGGTTCGATGTCGCTGGCGAAAAATCCGTGGGATGAATGGAAAGACGATACGACGATCTTCAATTCGCAGGTGGCGGCCACCGTCAACGGGGCTCCCATTTTGAATGGTGATATCCTCGATCCGAATACGATGAAGCTGAAAGACATTCGCGAAAAAATGCGTGCGTCCTACAGCGACCCTGCACTGGCGAGAGCTCTACCGGTCCGAACTCCAGAAGACTATGAGAAAATTCGCTATTCGATTATCCAGCAGGAAATTCCTCGCTATGTGATGAACAAGGTTCTCGTTGAACACCTCAAAGCAGGGCTGAAGCCCGAGCAGCTCAAGCTGATGGATGGTCACATCGACGAGACCTTCGAAAAAGAGATGATCCCCAAATTAAAGAAGGAGCTCAACGTCACGAATCGGACTGAGCTGGAACTGGCGTTGAACAAGCAGGGGACGTCGCTGCAGACCGTCAAAGACAACTTTGCCCTGGGCCGCCTCGCTCAAGAATGCGTGGCCATCAAGTCCGACAAGCCAGAGCCCATCGATCGCCCCGACCTGCGTGCGTACTATCAATCGCACAAAGACAAGTTCCTGGTCGCCGCGCGTGTCAAATGGCAGCAGATCCAAGTGTCAGTCACACCAGAACTGAATAAGACGGAAGCAAGAGAGAAACTCGAACAAGCCATCGCGGAACTCAAACGCGGCGTCCCGTTCGAAAAGGTCGTGCAGAAGTACTCGGACGGCCCCTCTGTCAAAAATGGCGGCGAGTGGGACTGGATGGAAGCGGGAAATCTCGCCGACACCAAGCTCGAGAAAAAGTTGTTCGCGATGCCGCTGAACCAGTTCAGCGAAATTCATGAAGGACCGACGTCGTTCTGTATCGTCCGAATCACCGCACGCGAGCCCGACGGTCGCAAGCCGCTCGGCGAAGTCCAGGACGAGATTCGTGAAATCCTGATGAACGAACAGAACGAACGCCGCAAGAACAAGCTGTTCAAAGAGCTGTTCACGAATGTCGTCATCGAGTCTCAGTACTCGCTGCCGAACTTCATCCCCGAAGACAAACCCGGTCACAAATAG
- a CDS encoding SDR family NAD(P)-dependent oxidoreductase, which yields MGDVLAGKVALVTGGGRGLGRAFAERLASMGCAIGVHGMREHGPAEYGEGTTLTDTAREIGETYGVRTFRVLGDLTVNGDVERIVGEVTEALGPISVLVHNAGGDIAAAGGKPNPNDAVMVKEVDVRAVLDRNLLSTIFTCQHVAKGMMERRWGRIITISSIAAFKGNDTSCIYSTAKAAVVEYTRCLAAQLRPYNVTANTLAPGDTRTGRFLGTRPVASERLVTDGTLDRVGIVDEVSRVVELFAGPMGDFITGQALRVDGGSQIWPA from the coding sequence GTGGGTGATGTGCTGGCAGGGAAAGTCGCTCTGGTGACGGGTGGCGGGCGAGGATTGGGGCGCGCGTTTGCCGAACGATTGGCATCGATGGGTTGTGCCATCGGTGTACATGGGATGCGCGAGCATGGTCCAGCCGAGTATGGCGAAGGGACGACGCTGACCGATACCGCGCGCGAGATCGGCGAAACGTATGGCGTGCGAACTTTTCGAGTCCTGGGAGATTTAACGGTCAACGGCGATGTCGAACGGATCGTTGGTGAAGTGACCGAGGCGCTCGGGCCGATCTCGGTTCTGGTTCATAACGCCGGCGGTGACATTGCCGCCGCGGGTGGTAAACCCAATCCGAATGATGCCGTGATGGTCAAGGAAGTCGACGTGCGCGCGGTGCTCGATCGAAATCTGCTCAGTACGATTTTCACATGCCAGCATGTGGCCAAGGGGATGATGGAACGACGCTGGGGACGAATCATCACGATCAGCTCGATCGCGGCGTTCAAGGGGAATGACACAAGTTGTATTTACTCGACAGCGAAAGCCGCGGTTGTGGAATATACACGATGTCTGGCAGCCCAGCTTCGCCCGTACAATGTCACCGCCAATACACTCGCCCCGGGGGATACCCGCACGGGGCGTTTCCTGGGCACCCGTCCGGTGGCGTCCGAACGTCTTGTGACCGATGGAACGCTGGATCGAGTGGGAATCGTTGACGAAGTGTCACGTGTCGTCGAGCTGTTCGCCGGGCCGATGGGAGACTTCATTACCGGACAGGCGTTGCGAGTCGATGGCGGCAGCCAGATCTGGCCCGCCTGA
- the uvrB gene encoding excinuclease ABC subunit UvrB — protein MPEFQIASPFQPAGDQPKAIESLVRGLREGKRDQVLLGVTGSGKTFTMANVIQQMQRPTLILSHNKTLAAQLYGEFREFFPNNAVAYFVSYYDYYQPEAYIPQRDIYIEKDASINEEIDRLRLLATSALVSRRDVIVVASVSCIYGLGSPKDYLEMMVPLSVGGTIDRDELLRKLCDIQYSRNDVAPARSNFRVRGDVVEVWPAYEEFAYRIELWGDEVEKLSIINPLTGEEAQRLNDIYIYPAKHYVLPEDRIADATTEIENELNTQLEKFQQEGKLLERQRLNARTRHDLEMLREVGFCPGIENYSRALSGRKPGEAPFTLLDFFPEDFLMFIDESHVSTPQIRAMYNGDRARKTTLVDHGFRLPMALDNRPLKFEEWNARRKQTVFVSATPADWEIEQTGGEVVEQVIRPTGLLDPTISIHPARGQVPHLLEQIKTRTAMGQRTLVTTLTKRLSEDLTKYLTEEGIKCAWLHSELDAFERVEVLRSLREGKYDAVVGVNLLREGIDVPEVSLVAILDADKEGFLRSATSLIQTIGRSARNVNAEVVLYADSVTDSMQQALDETARRRVLQAEYNKKHGITPETIRKAIRRGIEEEIEAKRLNQKVIGVESESQYVTQEYLSELEAEMLAAAEALEFERAAKLRDRIVQLKQQIGKPVPTEDASSPQKSGGRRGRKGGSRKPNPHR, from the coding sequence ATGCCTGAATTTCAGATCGCCAGCCCTTTTCAACCTGCAGGTGACCAGCCCAAAGCGATCGAGTCGCTGGTACGGGGCCTTCGTGAAGGCAAACGTGATCAGGTGTTGCTGGGGGTGACCGGTTCGGGCAAGACGTTCACGATGGCGAACGTGATCCAGCAGATGCAGCGCCCGACGCTAATTCTGTCACACAACAAGACACTTGCCGCACAGCTTTACGGCGAATTTCGCGAATTCTTTCCGAACAACGCCGTGGCGTACTTCGTCAGCTACTACGATTACTACCAGCCCGAGGCGTACATTCCGCAGCGCGACATCTACATCGAGAAGGACGCCTCGATCAATGAAGAAATCGACCGCCTGCGATTGCTCGCGACCAGTGCACTCGTCAGCCGCCGTGATGTGATCGTCGTCGCCAGCGTGAGCTGCATCTATGGCCTGGGTTCGCCCAAGGACTATCTCGAGATGATGGTTCCGCTTTCCGTTGGTGGAACCATTGATCGTGACGAACTGTTGCGAAAACTGTGTGATATTCAGTATTCGCGAAATGATGTCGCCCCGGCCCGCAGCAATTTTCGAGTGCGTGGTGACGTGGTGGAGGTCTGGCCGGCCTACGAAGAGTTCGCGTATCGGATCGAGCTTTGGGGGGATGAAGTCGAAAAGTTGTCGATCATCAATCCACTGACGGGTGAAGAGGCTCAACGTCTGAACGACATCTACATCTACCCTGCCAAGCACTATGTTCTGCCAGAAGACCGAATCGCGGACGCGACGACCGAGATTGAAAACGAACTGAATACCCAGCTCGAGAAATTCCAGCAGGAGGGAAAATTACTCGAACGTCAGCGGTTGAATGCCCGCACGCGGCATGATTTGGAAATGCTGCGCGAAGTCGGGTTCTGCCCTGGAATCGAAAACTACAGCCGGGCGCTTTCCGGTCGTAAGCCGGGTGAAGCTCCATTCACGTTGCTGGACTTCTTTCCCGAAGATTTTTTAATGTTCATCGACGAATCGCATGTGTCGACCCCACAGATTCGTGCGATGTACAACGGTGACCGGGCTCGCAAAACGACACTGGTCGATCACGGTTTTCGGTTGCCGATGGCACTCGACAATCGACCGCTGAAGTTTGAAGAGTGGAACGCACGTCGGAAACAGACCGTGTTTGTTTCGGCGACGCCTGCAGATTGGGAGATTGAACAAACGGGTGGTGAAGTCGTTGAGCAGGTGATTCGCCCTACGGGGTTGCTCGATCCGACGATTTCCATTCATCCCGCGCGCGGCCAGGTGCCCCATTTGTTGGAACAAATCAAGACGCGTACTGCAATGGGCCAGCGGACGCTCGTCACGACGCTGACGAAGCGATTATCCGAAGACCTGACGAAGTACTTGACGGAAGAAGGCATCAAATGCGCCTGGTTGCACTCAGAATTGGATGCGTTCGAGCGTGTGGAAGTTTTGCGAAGTCTGCGTGAGGGGAAATACGACGCGGTAGTCGGCGTCAACTTGCTGCGTGAGGGGATCGACGTTCCTGAAGTCTCACTCGTCGCGATTCTGGATGCAGACAAAGAAGGGTTCTTGCGCAGTGCGACCAGCTTGATTCAGACCATTGGGCGTTCCGCGCGAAATGTGAACGCCGAAGTTGTGCTGTACGCAGATTCCGTGACAGACAGCATGCAGCAGGCGCTCGACGAAACCGCTCGTCGGCGTGTGCTCCAGGCCGAGTACAACAAGAAGCACGGGATCACTCCGGAAACGATTCGCAAAGCGATTCGCCGTGGGATCGAAGAAGAAATCGAAGCCAAACGCCTGAACCAAAAAGTGATCGGTGTTGAGAGCGAAAGCCAATATGTCACGCAAGAGTACTTGAGCGAGCTGGAAGCCGAGATGCTGGCCGCTGCCGAGGCATTGGAGTTCGAACGGGCCGCTAAGCTGCGCGACCGGATCGTGCAGTTAAAACAGCAGATTGGAAAACCTGTTCCCACCGAGGACGCATCTTCGCCGCAGAAATCCGGTGGCCGACGCGGCCGCAAAGGCGGCAGTCGCAAGCCAAACCCTCACCGGTAA
- a CDS encoding CBS domain-containing protein: MRMTVADLMCEMPVTVGPECTTDEALEAFYEHETPELYVVDESGFLLGVLPDYELLKAQLSGESKGACVEQLMSTSVPVCRSSSDAAGVARAFRDSQCNRMPVVQAGRLVGVVTRADVLRLMAVLRRIEMPSIQTKSEPKRPKHLDAAKSGTARNARAKTVSRKAATGRSRSKTAARSAR, translated from the coding sequence ATGAGGATGACCGTCGCCGATCTGATGTGCGAAATGCCCGTCACCGTAGGTCCCGAATGCACGACCGATGAAGCGCTCGAAGCGTTTTACGAACACGAAACACCCGAGCTGTACGTCGTTGACGAATCAGGCTTCTTGTTGGGTGTTCTTCCGGATTACGAATTGCTGAAGGCACAACTGAGCGGTGAGTCCAAAGGGGCTTGCGTCGAGCAGTTGATGTCGACCTCGGTTCCGGTTTGCCGGTCTTCATCCGACGCCGCCGGGGTGGCGCGTGCATTCCGCGACAGCCAGTGCAACCGGATGCCCGTTGTCCAGGCCGGCCGATTGGTTGGCGTCGTGACGCGTGCCGACGTCTTGCGATTGATGGCCGTGCTGCGACGGATTGAAATGCCATCAATTCAAACGAAGTCTGAGCCCAAGCGACCAAAGCATCTCGACGCTGCCAAGTCGGGAACAGCGCGCAATGCCCGCGCCAAGACGGTCAGTCGCAAAGCCGCCACGGGACGAAGCCGCTCAAAAACGGCCGCCCGCTCTGCTCGATAG
- a CDS encoding carboxypeptidase M32 has product MSRTDELYTALTSLLREAALLNSCCSVLGWDEQTYMPEKGVGFRAEQTALLAGLAHERSTSPRIGELLSELEKQGDLGPADSDRAANVREARRAYDRQTKLPRRLVEELSRTTTMSQQAWAEAREDSDFAAFLPWLEKMIGLKREEAQAVGYGAGIPYDALLDDYEPGMTAAEIQQTFSPLRDELVKLVSQIQASPRRPRVDVLTRHYPKTPQIVLAESASKAIGFDFDAGRIDESAHPFCSGFGPGDCRLTTRYNDHHFNSAFFGVLHESGHGIYDQGLPGESFGLGVGQATSLGIHESQSRLWENFVGRSRSFWNYFYPTAQSAFPKALGDVTGDEFHFAINDVRPSLIRVEADEVTYNLHIMLRFEIEQQLVSGDLKPTDVPEVWNEKMSSYFGLSIPNDANGCLQDIHWSAGLLGYFPTYTLGNLYAAQIFGAARRDLGDLDEQFTRGIFKPLKEWLNEKIHKHGRRYSARRLVELVTGETLSHEALMTHLRTKYSELYQL; this is encoded by the coding sequence ATGTCTCGCACGGATGAACTCTACACGGCATTGACTTCATTGTTACGCGAAGCGGCGTTGCTCAACTCGTGTTGCAGCGTGCTTGGCTGGGACGAACAGACCTACATGCCCGAGAAGGGGGTCGGGTTCCGTGCCGAGCAAACGGCGTTGCTCGCGGGTCTGGCGCATGAACGAAGTACCTCGCCCCGAATTGGAGAACTGCTTTCCGAGCTGGAAAAGCAGGGGGACCTGGGACCTGCCGACAGCGACCGCGCCGCCAATGTCCGAGAAGCACGACGGGCCTATGACCGTCAGACGAAATTGCCCCGACGGCTAGTGGAAGAATTGTCACGAACCACCACGATGTCGCAGCAAGCCTGGGCAGAAGCTCGAGAAGATTCCGATTTTGCCGCGTTCTTGCCGTGGCTGGAAAAAATGATCGGTCTGAAGCGCGAAGAAGCTCAGGCGGTCGGCTATGGCGCGGGCATCCCATACGATGCACTTTTGGACGACTATGAACCGGGAATGACCGCTGCTGAGATTCAGCAAACGTTTTCTCCCTTGCGCGACGAACTGGTCAAACTGGTCTCCCAGATCCAGGCGTCGCCGCGCCGACCGCGAGTCGATGTATTGACCCGTCACTACCCCAAGACACCCCAAATCGTCCTGGCGGAAAGCGCCTCGAAAGCGATTGGATTTGATTTTGACGCAGGCCGGATTGACGAATCCGCTCACCCGTTTTGCAGCGGATTTGGACCGGGCGATTGCCGCTTGACCACCCGTTACAACGATCACCATTTTAATTCTGCCTTTTTCGGCGTCTTGCACGAATCAGGTCATGGGATTTACGACCAGGGACTGCCGGGTGAGAGCTTCGGTTTGGGCGTCGGTCAGGCCACTTCGTTGGGAATTCACGAATCGCAGTCGCGACTGTGGGAGAACTTTGTCGGACGCAGTCGTTCATTCTGGAATTACTTTTATCCGACCGCTCAATCTGCATTCCCGAAGGCACTGGGTGATGTCACGGGCGACGAGTTCCATTTTGCAATCAACGATGTGCGACCATCGCTCATTCGCGTCGAGGCGGACGAAGTCACCTACAACTTGCACATCATGCTGCGGTTCGAAATCGAGCAGCAGCTCGTTTCGGGCGACTTGAAGCCGACGGATGTGCCCGAGGTCTGGAACGAAAAAATGAGCAGTTACTTCGGGCTGTCGATTCCCAACGACGCCAATGGCTGTTTGCAGGACATTCACTGGAGTGCGGGACTACTGGGTTACTTCCCAACGTACACCCTGGGAAATCTGTATGCCGCTCAGATCTTTGGCGCAGCCCGGCGCGATTTGGGTGACCTCGACGAACAGTTCACGCGTGGCATCTTCAAGCCGTTGAAAGAATGGCTCAACGAGAAAATTCACAAACATGGACGGCGTTATTCGGCACGACGCCTGGTGGAATTGGTGACAGGTGAAACCTTGTCGCATGAGGCGTTGATGACGCATCTGCGAACGAAGTACTCCGAACTCTATCAGCTCTGA
- a CDS encoding TlpA family protein disulfide reductase yields the protein MSDKLKSASRQKGFPVAFLIVCALAVAFALAIRSGIQPAPSAAIGTSFPTIEAVGWINGPAPDESHLQGRVLVVDAWAYWCGPCRALTPTLVKLHEKYKDRGVQFIGLTSEGSDSESLGQTTKAVEEEGMTWPNGYGADKTLTQLQVEGIPQLWVVDAQKKITFHQAGWSPSSAAGLEQAIVDALATVSTPAATAEPKKQDQ from the coding sequence ATGTCTGACAAGCTTAAATCTGCCTCGCGTCAAAAGGGATTTCCCGTCGCGTTTTTGATTGTCTGCGCCTTGGCAGTCGCCTTCGCATTGGCGATCCGATCCGGGATTCAACCAGCACCCTCGGCGGCCATCGGCACATCGTTTCCCACGATCGAGGCGGTCGGATGGATCAATGGCCCCGCCCCCGATGAAAGCCATCTGCAAGGTCGAGTTCTCGTGGTGGACGCCTGGGCCTATTGGTGCGGCCCCTGTCGCGCCTTGACGCCGACACTCGTCAAGCTGCACGAAAAATATAAAGACCGCGGCGTTCAGTTCATCGGACTGACGTCGGAAGGTTCCGATTCCGAATCGTTGGGACAAACGACCAAAGCCGTCGAGGAAGAGGGCATGACATGGCCAAACGGCTACGGCGCCGACAAAACTCTGACCCAACTGCAAGTTGAGGGAATCCCTCAGCTTTGGGTCGTCGACGCTCAAAAGAAAATCACCTTCCACCAGGCTGGCTGGAGCCCCAGTTCTGCGGCAGGGCTCGAACAGGCGATCGTCGACGCGCTGGCGACGGTTTCAACCCCCGCAGCAACGGCCGAACCGAAAAAACAGGATCAGTGA
- a CDS encoding Gfo/Idh/MocA family protein, with product MNPSNQPHTSTSRREFLRTSALAGAGAALVVPAGFSSSLFASGDDTIKVGLVGCGGRGTGAAGQALSTNGNVKLTAVGDAFPENARNVVDAVKSGLGAKGERVQVAPDKIFDGLDAYQKVIDSGVDLVILATPPGFRPIHFEYAVKAGKHVFMEKPVAVDAPGVRQVIEANKIAKEKKLKVGVGLQRHHHAGYLETIKRIKDGAIGDIIALRAYWNGAGVWDPRKTREQCKSEMEYQILNWYYYNWLSGDHICEQHIHNLDVCNWIKGGKDKLADYPVKANGMGGRQVRTDKKYGEIYDHFYVEYEYADGARMYSQCRHIRGCWSSVSESVDGTRGSANPEGSISGKGINWKYPEKSKDPYQVEHDNMQAAIRKGEEFNEADNGAKSTMTSILGRLCVYSGKEITWDEAFNSNVSLSPKTYAWDAEPPVKADANGVYPIAVPGLTKVL from the coding sequence ATGAACCCGTCCAATCAGCCTCACACATCGACCTCGCGCCGCGAGTTTTTGCGGACATCGGCCTTGGCCGGTGCCGGTGCGGCTCTGGTCGTTCCAGCTGGATTCAGCAGCAGCTTGTTTGCCAGCGGCGACGACACGATCAAGGTCGGACTGGTCGGTTGCGGTGGACGTGGAACGGGGGCAGCTGGTCAGGCTCTTTCCACCAACGGGAACGTCAAATTGACCGCGGTCGGTGACGCATTTCCCGAGAATGCCAGAAACGTGGTCGATGCCGTGAAATCGGGATTGGGTGCCAAGGGCGAGCGAGTCCAAGTGGCCCCTGATAAGATTTTTGATGGACTGGACGCCTATCAGAAAGTCATCGATAGCGGCGTCGATCTGGTGATTCTGGCGACACCTCCCGGGTTTCGGCCGATTCACTTCGAATATGCGGTCAAGGCCGGCAAGCATGTCTTCATGGAGAAGCCGGTCGCCGTCGATGCCCCCGGCGTCCGACAGGTCATTGAAGCGAACAAGATCGCCAAGGAAAAGAAGCTGAAAGTCGGTGTTGGACTGCAACGACATCACCACGCCGGCTATCTGGAAACGATCAAACGCATCAAGGATGGCGCCATCGGTGATATCATCGCTCTGCGCGCCTACTGGAACGGTGCCGGTGTCTGGGATCCACGTAAGACCCGCGAGCAATGTAAGTCGGAAATGGAGTACCAGATCCTGAACTGGTACTACTACAACTGGTTGAGCGGCGATCACATTTGCGAACAACACATCCACAACCTGGACGTCTGCAACTGGATCAAGGGCGGCAAGGACAAGCTGGCCGATTATCCCGTCAAGGCGAACGGAATGGGCGGTCGACAGGTTCGCACCGACAAGAAGTACGGTGAAATCTACGACCACTTCTATGTCGAGTATGAGTATGCCGACGGTGCCCGCATGTACAGCCAGTGTCGCCACATCCGTGGCTGCTGGAGCTCGGTCTCGGAATCGGTTGATGGAACCAGGGGATCCGCGAACCCTGAAGGTTCGATTTCCGGCAAAGGGATCAACTGGAAGTATCCCGAAAAGAGCAAAGACCCGTACCAGGTTGAACACGACAACATGCAGGCCGCCATCCGCAAAGGCGAAGAATTCAACGAAGCCGACAACGGCGCGAAGAGCACGATGACGTCCATTCTGGGTCGTTTGTGCGTGTATTCCGGAAAAGAAATCACGTGGGACGAGGCCTTCAATTCGAACGTGAGCTTGTCTCCCAAAACGTACGCGTGGGACGCTGAGCCCCCGGTGAAGGCCGACGCCAACGGCGTCTATCCGATCGCCGTGCCCGGCTTGACCAAGGTTCTGTAA